A single window of Euzebyales bacterium DNA harbors:
- a CDS encoding alpha/beta fold hydrolase yields MSTRVLLASLVGAAVLGVVVVAGRYRRDLHDAYARLAAVDRRVISTAFGAVEYAERGHGEPLLVSHGIFHGCDGGLVTARDLADDRHVIAPSRFGYLGSDLPVNASGAVQADAFVALLDHLDLDTVDVMGVSAGTSAAVQLALRHPDRVTHLVISSGNLPGSPTAIAPPGWAKAFYSDPAMWTLKVATPPMLERLVGVPKGFPKDADDARVVAELIESIFPVRPRAQGAIFDAFTSNPEMNTYPLEAVHVPTLIIHATDDPLASYDAAAHAADRIPRAVLVRLDTGGHLQLGQTDRAHAEITAFLTTPANA; encoded by the coding sequence ATGTCAACTCGCGTCCTCCTCGCCAGCCTGGTCGGTGCGGCCGTCCTCGGCGTCGTCGTCGTCGCGGGTCGCTATCGGCGCGATCTCCACGACGCCTACGCCCGCCTGGCCGCGGTTGACCGGCGGGTGATCTCCACCGCGTTCGGCGCGGTCGAGTACGCCGAACGCGGCCACGGTGAACCGCTGCTGGTCAGCCACGGCATCTTCCACGGCTGCGACGGCGGACTGGTGACCGCACGAGACCTCGCGGACGACCGGCATGTCATCGCCCCCTCACGCTTCGGCTACCTCGGATCGGACCTGCCGGTCAACGCCAGCGGCGCCGTCCAGGCCGACGCGTTCGTCGCCCTGCTCGACCACCTCGACCTCGACACGGTCGACGTGATGGGGGTCTCGGCCGGCACGTCAGCCGCCGTGCAACTCGCGCTGCGCCACCCCGACCGGGTCACCCATCTGGTGATCTCCTCGGGCAACCTGCCCGGCAGTCCCACAGCGATCGCGCCGCCAGGCTGGGCCAAGGCGTTCTACTCCGATCCCGCGATGTGGACGCTGAAGGTCGCCACCCCGCCGATGCTCGAACGGCTGGTGGGCGTCCCCAAGGGATTCCCCAAGGACGCAGACGACGCCCGGGTCGTCGCCGAACTCATCGAGAGCATCTTCCCGGTCCGTCCACGCGCGCAAGGCGCCATTTTCGACGCATTCACCTCCAACCCCGAAATGAACACCTACCCGCTGGAAGCCGTGCACGTGCCGACGCTCATCATCCACGCCACCGACGACCCGCTGGCCTCCTACGACGCCGCCGCGCACGCGGCCGACCGCATCCCCCGCGCCGTCCTGGTCCGCCTCGACACGGGCG